CATCCTATTTTTGTAATTATGGAATCGTTCAATTAGATTAGAACATCAGAAACTGTTTAAATTTTACCGAAATATTTTTTATAATTGGACTGTCTATTTTTCTTTGCTACTATTTTGGTCTCTTTTGCGCATCTTTTTCACTTTTTCCTTTTGATTTAGCCCGCTAAATCCGCAAGAAAAAAATAAAAAATCTATCCCAAAATAGATTCAAAATAGTATAGCAATAAAATTTAAACAGTTTCTCAATCTAAAACAATAAAAATCATGGCACAGCAAAATCATCAACCCATTTACCCTTGCATTTGGTGTAAGAATAATAATGCCCGCGAGATAGCGGATTTTTACGTATCCGTTTTTCCCGACACAAAAATAACGGATGAAAATCAGTATGTGAATATTATTGCAATAGGCGGTCAAAGGATTATGCTGCTGAACGGTAATGCGGAGACCACTCCCAATCCTTCTATTTCGCTGATGTATATGACTACGTCGGAAAAGGAGGTAGAGGACCTGTACGCAAAACTGACAGAAGGCGGAAGCACTTTGATGGCACTCGACAGTTACCCGTTCAGTCCGAAATATGCCTGGGTGGAGGACCGCTACGGTGTATCGTGGCAACTGATTGCCGGTGAAGCAAAGGATATCATTCAGAAAGTAGTGCCTACGATGATGTTTACTGGAGATAACAATGGCAAAGCAGAGGAGGCTATGCGCCTTTACACTTCGCTTTTTCCCGAATCGGAAATAAGAGGTATACTGAGATACACCGGAGAGGAAGGTGAGATCAGGGGAAACATCCAGCATGCCGAATTTGTAGTGAATGGTTACCTGATGATGGCTATGGATAGCTCTTATCCACATGCATTTAATTTCAATGAAGGGGTTTCACTGGTAGTAGAATGTGATACCCAGGAAGAGATAGATCACTACTGGGACGGACTTACTACTGATGGCGGCAAGGAAGTTATGTGCGGCTGGCTGACGGATAAATATGGTGTCAGTTGGCAGGTCACGCCGAGTGAGTTCGAAGAACTGATACTCAAATCACCCAAAGTATTCGAGGCGATGTTGAAAATGAAGAAGATGGATATCGGCAAACTGAAGGAAGCAGCGGAATCGCCCGAATAATTTCAATTACATTAGACTATTTTTCGCTATGGCATAGCTCAAGCAAGCTTGGCTCTGCTCATTTAGCTTAACGAAATAGTTCATTATATATAATCACTTAAACATTTAAAAATCATGCTTAAATTAGATCCGTACCTCAATTTTGACGGTACATGCGAAGAGGCTTTCAATTTCTACAGATCCGTGTTTGGCGGAGAGTTTAAAGGTGGAATCATGAGAATGAAAGATGTGGAGGGAATGGACGTGCCCCAGGCTTTTAAAGACCGTGTAATGCATGTCTCATTGCCTGTCGGTAACGATCTGCTGATGGGGTCGGATACGATACCCGGTATGGGCAATCCTTTTCAAGCGGGGAATAATAACTATATCAGCATCACAGCCGACAGTCGTGAGGAAGCTGACAGGCTGTTCAACGGACTATCGGCCGGAGGTGAGATTGAGATGCCGATGGAGGATATGTTCTGGGGCGATTACTTCGGCAGTCTTAAAGACCGGTTCGGGGTAATGTGGATGATCTCCAGCCCATCAGGACAACAGATGATGTAATTCCCCCAACTTTACTTTTTACTTATCTTATATAATCGTCCTTCATCCGTTACGGCATAGAGTGCACCGTCGTTACCGTCGGCCACATCACGGAAGCGTTGCCCTTCATTGGCGAGCAGGCGTTCTTCGCCTGTTACTTTGTTATCTTTGATTACAAGCCGGACAATATGTTTAGTATTGAGCCCGCCAATGAAGAGGTTATTTTCCCATTCGGGAATGGCGTTGGAACTATAGAAAGCCATGCCACTGGGTGAAAAGACAGGATCCCAGTAGTAAACAGGTTGCTCCATACCTTCTTTTTGTGTAATTCCTTCACCGATGATATTGCCGCTGTACTCGATGCCATAGGTGATGGTAGGCCATCCGTAGTTTTTACCCGGTTTAATAAGGTTGACTTCATCACCGCCGCGCGGCCCCATCTCACTGAGCCAGAGTTCACCTGTAACAGGATGGATATCCAGGCCCTGCGGATTACGGTGTCCGTAGCTGTATATTTCCGGCAGTGCTCCCTCGGTACCGATAAACGGGTTGCCCGGAACAGGTTCACCTTCTGTGGTGATGTATATTACTTTACCGTGACCGGTATTGAGCTTTTGGGCGTTGGGACGGGTGGCGAGATCAGACCGTTCACCGGTAGTGGCGAAGATATGTCCGTTCTTATCAAACAATAGACGGCTGCCGAAGTGCATGCTATTGTCGAAATAGGGGATGGCGCGGTAGATGATGCGGAAATCCTCTATGTTTGTTTCATCGTCGGAGAGTTTTCCTTTGCCCACTGCTGTGAGGGAGCCTTGCGCAGTCCGCTCAGCAAAAGTAAAATAGAGCATCCTGCTGCTACTGAAATCGGGTGCCGGTGCCACATCCAGCAATCCCCCCTGACTCCGGTCGTCTACTTCAGGAAATCCTGTAATGGGAGCACTTACATTGCCGTCGGTGGTGGCGATACGCATAGTACCGGCCTTTTCTGTGATGGCCAGCCGGCCGTCAGGCAGTGGTGTGACCGCCCATGGCTTCACTAATCCGTCGGCGATAACAGTCGCTTCGTAAGGAGTTGTCGTTTTCACGCCTGCAACGCGGGTTTGTCCCTCGAAAGCGGGTTTAAAATCGGGGTTGTTGGGCTTTTCGGTCTCTACCGGGGGCAGAGTCTCTTCGTTCGGTTCTTGTTCGCTTGTTTTCGGTGCTTCACATGAAGCCGAAAGCAACACAAAAGCCGATAAAAAAAGTGCTGTAATCTTTAAATAGTTCATAGGACTGTGATTTATTGTAATCTGATTGTTTTGAATAGAAAGCCAAACCGGATCCGGTAGTTACCGTATGCTGTTGTTGATTGTGATCCGGCCGGCTCATTTCCTTTAACAACGCGTAAATCGCAATTGTTCAATATCATGAGATACATAATTGGCTGTAAACTATTTTAATGTATCTTTGTTCTTATCATATCATAGTATTTCTGTAACTTTAAAATTTATGCTTACGTACAACGTTCAACTAAGAAAAGAAGAGGAAGGCGGATATACAGCGATTGTTCCGGCTCTTCCCGGCTGTATTACCTATGGTGAGACGGTGGATGAGGCCATTGCGATGGTAAAGGAAGCCGTGGAATTATATATTGATGAACTTACAGATCGCGGTGAACCAATACCGGACGATACTCATACTCTTGAACTTTCTATACATGTTGAAGCTGTATGAATTTAAGCCCCAAATATCTTATTGATCTCTTGGAACAAAATGGATTTATTTTCAAAAGGTCAAAAGGCTCGCATAGATTGTACTATAATTCCCAAACAAATAAAACAGTCATTGTTCCAATGCACGGAAATAAGGACTTAAAAAAAGGAACATTCTTTGCAATTTTAAAGCAAGCCGGGATTACGTATAGATAATTCAATTAAACATAAAAAACCGGGGAATAAAGAAGACCACTTTATTCCCCGGTTTTTACTTTTTATATTTAGTCTCCAATACTTACTTGACTTCCACTTCAATCCACTGCGAACGATCGGGTGGTGCGGGTCAGAATAGAATTAATATCGATCGTATTTTTTGTCAATAAAAACATCTTTCACTGCCTCCAAGTAATCGAAGCCATGTAACATATCCGGTAGCAGGTAGCTACCTTCTACCCATTCGTTCCAGGCATTAATTGTTATCAGTTTTGTTTGTCCCGGGTGTTGGTCAGCATATTCTTTTGCTTTTGAAAGCAGCGTGGCAAAACTTTTGGGTGTATTATGATAATGCACTATATCCTTTATCCCTTTTTTGGGAAATCTAGGTGTATCATCCCACCCGATTGAGACGCACGGGAAAACGGGAACATCTAATATTTCGTTCATTTGTTCCCTTATTTTGACTGAATTGGCTCCATAGACAAGATAATCTTCTGCCATTCCTCCCATGTTATACATAGCCACACTGTTAAACCCCATGGAATCTACATTTTTTTTAAACTCCCGGGCTTTTTCTTCCGACATAAGCGATCCCCCGCCTTGATTCCATTGGATATGAAGTCCCGGGAATCCGGCCTTTTGTACTTCATCCCTGAAATAATCCAGGGCCTTTCGGGTTTCTTCTATGCTACCGCCGAAACTTTCCTTCAACTTGTCGATGCTAAAAATGGAGAAAACAGGTTCACCATTAATCTTAAAGTAGTTGGGTTGTTTAAAATATTGGTTAATAACCCTGTCGACAATAATTTTGTAATTTTCCCAATCAACTTTAGCATCCCATAAAATGGAAGCATCATCTCCATAACGGTGATAATTCCAATAGTTATGTTTTACATCATGGTTGGCCCACATAATATAGAACTGCATTTTATGACTGTTGTTGGCTTTCAGAAACCCGTCATTCAAAGCACTTTCCAGGTATGGACCCTCTTCATACCAATACCAGTCATAAACAAATACATTCACACCATGGTCAATGGCTACATCTATCCAGCGTTCAACTACCTTTGGGTTGTTATCCATCTCGTATCCCCACAGTGGTTGACGTGGTTGATAATGGCCTTCATATCTGGGATTCCCTTTTTTTATCACTTCCCATTCACCTATACCCTCTGTCCATAATTTTTCCCTTGCCAATGGGTCATCGTGACATGATGGCCAGATGTAAGCCGCAACATAATATTCATTTTTAATTTCCTGATCTACTGGTTGTGATTGAGTTTCGAAGATATTTCCCCAAATAAATCCGACCAATATAAGTAAACCAATACAAATTTCATTCTTTTTCATAATTGCTTTTATTAATCGAGTAATGTTATATAATTATCTATCTTACTTTTCAGAGGCATCCAATCCCAAAAATAATACAAAATGCACATATGATAAGAAACTGTTTTGAATTTTTTCATCAATTGTTTTTTAGTAATTTTTTGATGGATTTGGATTTTCATTTATTGAAATGTAGCGGGCTACTAGAAAGAAATGAAAATTCGAAGGCGCAAAAAAGGGCAAAAAACAAGATGAAAGAGTGAAAAAATAAGTGTAAAATAATTACTCGTAAAATTCAAAACAGTTTCTAAGCAAATCGTTCTAAATTACCAACCCGGATTTTGGGTCAAATTTGGGTTAAGTGTCAATTCATCTTGTGGAATAGAGTACAAATAATCTCTGTTTTCTTTAAATTGATATCCGTTGGGCAGTTGTTGCCTGTAGTGGTCAATTAAGCCATTATCGTCTACATTCCCGTTATAATCAGGAAATTCAGCAACATTTAACGGATAACCTTTAGGCCTTTTATTTTTAAATAGTGAATGTGCAGCCCATCTATTTAAATCTTCATCACGCATTCCTTCCAGTGCTAATTCCACTCTTCTTTCCCTCCGTATTTCATAGAGTTCATCTGGAATTGGATATCCGTAATCAATTAAGTTTGGGTCTTCTGTTTGTTTGTTGACAGTGAAATTGGGCATACCTACCCTTGCTCTCAGAAGATTTAATTGTTCATAAACAATTGAGTTGTCAAGTTCATATTTTGCTTCAGCATAATTTAAAAGAACTTCTCCAAAACGAAATATAATTAAACCAGTTTGACTTCCTGCTTCCCATGATTGTGCTGCGCCACTTGAGTAGGGATTTGTAGTTTTTTTTATTTGAAATCCTGTAGGACATAATTGGAGTACGCCTGCATCAATTGTCGGTTTATCAAAGATTAAATTTCTTTCAACACTTCTATAATCTCCAGGTATATATATAGTTGACTTTAGCCTTACGTCGCAATTTTGTGCTATTTGTATTAAAAAGTCATTACCTTTTGAAGTTCCGGATAAATTCAGATAATCGAAAGGTTTTCCATTTTTACCAAGATATGAGGAAATCAAGTCCCATGTAGCACCCTTTTGTTCTGCATTATAGCTAAGGTATCCTTCCACAGTGTTACCAAAACCTTCGGCTAAATTAAAAGATTTATATAATAATACTTCATTAATGTCACCCATATTTTCTAAACCAAACATTGTGTAGTAATCACTGTCTGGTTTTCCCGTTTCATATATACCCACTAAATAATTACCTCCAATTAGTTCTTCTGCAGCTTCAACACATTTGAGAAAGTATTTATCCGGGTCAATGCCAGGTGTTGAGAATTGTGTTCCTGAGTGATACTTTTGCCAGCTTCCTTCAAATAATGCAACCCTTGTCTGGAAAGCCAATGCTACTTCTTTATTAATGACACAATTTCCCACATCTTTTCTATAATCCAAGAAAAGAACAGCTTTGTCTAAATCGTCCAATATGTTGTCAATGATTTCAGTTCGAGGATCTCTGGGCTGCATAAGTTTTTCATCATTATCAAGTTCTAAAACTTCATCATACCATGGAATGTCACCATACATTTTAAGAAGTTCGAAATAGAACCAAGCTCTAAAAAAATGTGCTTCTCCAACATAATGTTTATAGGAATAGAAATCATCTTCACATTTTTCATAGTTTTTAAAGAATATGTTAATATCCCGGATTTGCCTCCATTCACCCGTCCATCTACCTGTTCTTATGGTTCTTTGTCCGTTCAAAATCACACTAGGGGAACCTCCATGGATCATTTCGTCAGAGTTGGTGGCTAAATCTACAATCATTGCAGAGTTTGGGAATGCCCTTGGATAAAATTGATACATATAGTTTCTTAAATCTGAACTGCTTTTCCAATAATTTTCTTCTGTGATTTGATCTAATGGTTTTAAATCTATAAAATCTTCACATGAAAGCAAAAATGAGATTGAAAGAGCTACAACAATCATCGACTTGTTTCTTATGTTATTCATTTTAATCATAATTGTAATGTTTTAATAGGTAATTGAAAATCCAAACGAATAAATTCTGTCTGCCCCATAGGTTGCAGCACCTGCTATTTCGTTAAAACCGACTATAGCTGCGGGATCAATCAATTTGGGAAGATTATCAATTGTAAGTAGATTTTCCCCGGAGAAAAATAATCGCACATCACGTAGATGTAATTTTGAAGTAATTCTGGCGGGAAGAGTATATCCTAATTGTATATTTTGTAACCTCAGATATGCTGCATTTACAAGATACCTGGTATTTGCATGTCCTCTATTTTTAATATCATTCGTACTATCCAGATATGTACGTGGAAAGAAAGCATCAGTGTTAATATTTGCATCGCCTTCATATAGTCCATAATATTTTGTACCAGGTTCATCCCTAAAATAGTCCAAATGTTTACCTTTCGCGTCAATATTTGAATCCCACCATGATCGCATAATACCCCAATAAAATACTGCATTCTGATTGAAATAATAATCTCTTTTACCTACACCTTTCCATAGCATCGAGAAATCAAAGTTTTTATATGAGACTCCTAAATTTACGCCAAATTGTAATCGGGGTTCAGAATTTCCAATAATCGATAAATCACCATGGTCATCTAATGTGTTTTTCCCATTGTCAATAATATCATCACCGTTGATATCTTCATATCTTATATCACCAGGTCTCCAGTTTACAGCGATAAATGAAGGGTCAATTTTTGATAAATATGAATCAACTTCATCCTGGGATCGAAATAAATCATTTACTGTGTATCCCCAAATTTCACCAACAACCCTTCCTTCATACCAGGTAGAAAGTGTATTGTTGGGGTTATAATATTGTGTGACGACAGATTTATAGTCTGACAAGTTTGCATTGACAAAATAAGATAGGTCTTTTCCTATACTCTGTCTCCAATTTATATTTAATTCCCACCCTCTGGTCCTTAATGTTGCATTATTTGACTGGGGTACATTGGCTCCTAAAACGCCTGGTTTAGGCTCCGACGGCCCGACCATATCCGTAGTAAGTCTTTCAAATAAATCAAAGTCAACCTGAAGTTTATTGTTAAATAACCCTACATTTAGTCCCATGTTTGTAGTAGTAGAAGTTTCCCAAGTCAGATTTCTATTAATTATCCCCGGCGCGCTTGTATAACCAATTTGCCGGGTTCCTCCCGGTTGAAAAATCCAATTCAATTTTCCTGTATTTATAGGCATTAAAGCCAGATCACTGTATGGAGATATGTTTTGATTCCCTAATTGTCCCCAAGATCCTCTTATTTTTAAAGTAGTGATATATTCTTGAGGAACATTCCAAAATGTCTCATTATGCATATTCCATCCTATTGATAAGGAAGGGAAAAATCCCCAGCGATTTCCTTTCGTAAATACGTAGGACCCATCATATCTGAAATTTGCTTCAAGCATATAGCGATCCGAGAAATTATATCCCAATCGGGAGAAATATCCCTGTGTTGCGTTGTTTGATAAATACTGATTGACGATTGCTTCTCCTGTGGCAGTTTGTAGAGAAGGTACATCCTGAAATATCATGTCAGTTTTAAAACCATTCAAAGTAATGTTATTGCCTTTTTCAAATTGAGATCCTACTAAAAATAAAAAATTGTGTTGCTGATTAATATTCAAATTATACGTAGCATAGATATTTGAAGTCCAAAAATTGTTCCTGTAATGCGTCTGTTCATATTGGTTTGGCGTGGTATTACCAAAGGGATAATATGTTTTATCCACGTTCTGAAGGTAAACTGTCTTATGCACTCGGGTATATACTCGTGAGTAATCGTTATAAGTAAAGTCGGCATTCAGCTTGAGGCCTTCCATGAAATTTATTTCGGTTTTTAAAGTATTCCAATAATCTCTTATATCTGATTTATCCGTACCCGACAGTATTGTCGGGATATGAGATTCCATAATATAACCCCCTCCTTCTTCCGGCGATCCCCATCCATTATACATGGGTGTCCATGGGTACGATCTCAATAGATGTCTAAACATGTGATCATAATCACCAGTTTCCGCTTGTGTCATATTCGGCCTTTCCCTGACACTATTGCTATACCGGGGTTCGTAGCTAACGCTCCACCAGTCGGTTATATCGAATTCAAATTTACCCATGAGATTAAACCTGTTATAATAGTCTGTTCCATATTGGATAACGCTATTTTGATTCAAATAACCAAGGGAAAGATAATAAGATGAACGTTCGGCACCTCCTGAAATACTTAAGTTGTGTTTATGATTAATTGCGCTACCAAAATAAATATCCCACCAGTTCGTATTTGCATAGTTTAAATTTGCATTGTTCCAAACATTCCCTTCAGGGTACGCCCCAAAGTTCGTTGCTCCTTCAGGCCAATTTGGCATTGACTCCCGTAAATAATCCCAATCCTTATTTTGGAATGCGATCATCCGATCGATTGTTTCATTTCCAATAGGACTCCCGCCGCCATTTCTTCCCGCTTCATTTAAGACACGTGCATGTGTCCATGAATCTAACATTGTTGGTAGCGGCATGGGATTCTCAATCATTAAGTTCGAGGATAAATTAATAGTGACTTTCTCTTTACGGTTACCTTTCTTTGTAGTTATAAGAATTACACCGTAAGGGGCCCGTGCTCCATAGATCGCAGATGAAGACGCATCTTTTAAGATTGATATTGTTTCTATATCTTCCGGGTTTAGTAAATTCATATCACCCGGTGATCCATCAATTAAAATTAACGGGCTTCCCCCATTCAAAGATCCCATTCCCCGAATTGTGACATCCATAGTCGCACCAGGCTGAAACCCATAATTGTTCCCAATGGATAAATTTAAACCAGGTGCGGCACCTTGTAATAGTTGCGAGACATTAGGGGACTGTCGATTCTTAAGTTTCTCATCAGAGATGACGTCCACAGCCCCCGTGACATTCACTTTCTTTTGCACACCGTAACCGACTACTACCACCTCTTCCAAAGTTTCCACATCCTCTTGCAGCACTATTTCGAGTGTTGTCCTTCCGTCGAGGGCTACAATTTGGGAAACCATCCCTACATAAGAGATCTCCAATATCGCGTCCGAAGGCACATTCGTTAAAATGAAGTTTCCTTCGGAATCGGTCACTGTGCCGGTTGATGTTCCCTGTATCATTACAGATACCCCGATCAATGATTCACCCTCTGCGTCGGTAATCATTCCTTTCACCGTTACGGTTTGTGCAGATAAACAGACAGAAGATGTCCACATTAAGAGAAACATCATCCCTTTCACTAAACTTAAAATTACATGTTTCATTCCTGGATTTTGTTTTAGATTGATTAATAAATGATTAGGTGTTAGTAAATGTTATTACGAACCGATTAATTATATATTTCAATGATATTCAGCATATTATAGCCCGTAATCATCATTACGTCTGTATAAGCTATGTATTTACCCGCCGACGGTGGATTTGATCCGTTACAAACGGCAAATGCCTTGTCGGCGTTTATTGAAAAATTAAACGGTTATTTCCGGCTAAAGCCGGCTGAGAGAGGAGAGAGTTTGCAGAGAACTGAAACCCGGTGCGGTAACGGGCAATCGTGCGGGCGAAGTATAGATTTTTGATTACAGAGTAAGACAGCCGATAGCCGGATTTCTGAAATCTTATCCCTTATACACTCTGATGTATATATGCGGGGATATAAAAAGAGGCGCGGACGATTGTCGTTATTCCAATCACTAGGCTCCGCAAGGGCCTCATCTCGAGAATAAGACAATGTCCACGCCCTTATTGCTAAGGGCGCTTCCATTCTTTGGCCTCGAGATTTGAATTTTGCGGATTCGTTATGAAGACCAAAAAAGCGCTATATTATTTCGTACCGTAGTTTTACGACACAAAGATAATAATTCGATTTAAATGCTGTTATGTTTTCATATCCTTTTTTTTAGAGAATTTTAATTATTCGACAAAGATATGGATATGCAAGTCGTATGAAGAATATAGGGCGTTCGTATTTATTAATTTGGGATTCGTATTTATTACAAAGAAAAATTTTGACTATCTTTGAAGATATTATATAAAACCCTATAAAAATGTACTGGCATGGAAACAGTTGAACAAAGATCAAGGAATAAAAATACGCATCATGGGCACGCCGTCAAACGTTTCCGGACTACGTTGGGGAAAAAACAGGAAGCGCTGGCCGCCGATATGGGAATCAGTCAGACGCTTGTCTCTTTTTACGAGAAAAAACAGGTAATTGAGGATGAGATGATTGATAAATTTGCCAAAGCGTTGAACGTAGCCCCTGAACTGATCAAGGAACTCGAAGAAGATCCGGTAACTTATATCATTGAAAACAATACATTTGAAGAGGGAAGCGTAAGCAATATAGCATCCACAAGTGAAAATTGTACTTACACGTATAATGCAATTGAACAATTTCTCGAACTGACCAAGGAAAAAACCGCTCTGTATGAACGGATGCTCGAACTGGAGAAAGAAAAAAGTGCCCTTTTGGAACAGTTGTTAAAAGACCGGAAATAGTCAACAAAAAGATTATATCTCACTTACCGACATAGTTATAAGCCAAGTGGCCCGGGAAATAACCTCCATGGGATAACCCGAATACAACTAAAGACCTATATAACTATTCAAAAGACAAATAACCATGGCATACGAAATGAACAAAATACAATCACATTTAGAGATACTATCAGGATGTAAAGGCATTGAAGAAAGAGTCCTCTACATTCTTCTTGCATACAAATTTACTCTTTTTCCATAGAGGGTTCCAATGTATGGTAGCGGTCGAAATCTTATGTTGTGCACAACATAACAATTCATATGTTGCGTAGCCATTTATGTTGGTATCCAATCCTAACCTATTGTCTGTAAGTATTCTATTCATTTTCAACACAACATAAATTTTGACTGCAAAAAATAATATATTCGTTATAGACTATCTAAGAGGGAAAGTATAGAGAGATGGTTTTACTTTGCCACAAATTTGTTATATATTTGTGGCAAAGTAAAACTTAGCTAATTATGCAAAGTACTTATAATGAAATAAAACAAAAAATAGAATCTGCTGAACGTGGCACTCTTTTCTTTCCGGATGATTTTGCGGCAATAGGCACGTCTGATGCCATCAGATCCGCACTGGTCCGTTTATGCCGTTCTGATATTCTTGTTCGTGTGGCGCACGGCATTTATTATTATCCGAAGATTGATACTAAATGGGGAAGCGGGATCATACCCCCCGGCATTGAGGAGATAGCCAATGGGATAGCCAAACGGGACAAAGTGAGAATAGCTCCGACGGGGGCGTATGTTCTTAATTTGTTGGGACTATCTACTCAAGTACCGGCCAATGCGGTATTCATCACGGACGGTTCACCCCGTCGGGTTACTATCGGTAAAGGAAAAGGTATTTTGTTCAAACATACCTCCGAAATGCGTAATTTCGCTTATCAATCACGTTTGATGATGCTGATCGTTACCGCCATGCGTGAAATCGGAGAAGGAAATGTAACAGATATTCAAATGGGAATTATCAAATCCCACCTAAGGAACGTGCCTACCGATGAAATAAAAAAGGATATTCAGTTAGCTCCTGCCTGGGTGCGTAAAAAATTATTGGAAGAATGAAATACATAGACTTATCAAAAAAAGACCAACAGGATATTATACAAAGGGTGCAAGCTGAAAACGGACTAAACGGGCAAATCATTGAAAAGGATTGGTGGGTGACAACCGTTTTGCGTGCTTTGTTTTCATTACCTTACAGGGAACATTGCTCTTTCAAGGGAGGTACTTCGCTTAGTAAATGCTGGGGGCTGATCCGTAGATTCTCGGAAGATGCGGATATAGCTATCGACCGTGAATATTTAGGGTTCAGTGGCAAATTGTCTAAAACACAAATCAGTGACAAGCTCCGGCGTGCTTCCTGCACTTTTGTCAGGGAGAAATTGCAATATGATTTAGGTGAAAGGTTAGTAGAAATCGGTGTCGATAAAAGTAAGTTTACTATTCACGTGAATATCACTCCGGTTACGACGACAGATCCGGAGATTATCGAAGTGGAATATTCCTCAGTCTTTGAAGATAAAATGCCTTATATCCGTCATAAAGTACTTGTTGAAGTTAGCGGGAGATCAATGAGTGAGCCCGTTGTTCCTGTCCTTCTCAATTCATTCATAGATAAAGTGTTCACTGACGCGCCATTTAGTGAAGCGGAGTTTGAAGTAAGGGCGGTTGTTCCTCAACGTACATTCTTGGAAAAAGTGTTCCTACTGCATGAAGAGTTTTCCAAATCCTACGATTTGATGCGGACGGAACGTATGTCACGTCATTTATACGATATTGTACAAATAATGAATACTCAGATAGCGGAAGAGGCTTTGACAGATGAAAGACTGTATCGCTCAGTTATTGAACATCGCCGGATATTTATCGGGTTGAAAGATTTTGATTATTCAACATTACTCCCCAAAAGTATTCGAATTGTTCCTCCTGCCCATATTATAGAAGCATGGCGAAAAGATTACGCCACAATGCAGGAAACAATGATTTATGGCGAATCTCTGCCTTTTGAGGATATGATAGAAAAAATACGGATTTTAAATGAAAGAATCTGCGAATTATCTTACTAAAAAGATTATATTCACTTACTTTTACGTAGTTTAGTTATGTTGTGTAAGGAATGAGGTGTACTGATAAATAGGAAGTTGATAAAACAAGCTAACATAAATGGTTGTATTGGTATATTACTATGTAAAAGTGCTGATAGTGCCGTGGTAGAATACGTTTTTCTCACTTTCCAACCATTGGGAAGGATTAAAAGAAATCGCCGCAGCTTTAGGAGTAACCATAGAAGGATTAAAGAAATACAGTGAGGAAACGGTTCTGTATAATGAGTTGACAGCCCGTGGCGAACCAATACCGTACGATAGATAACAGATAAGTATAAAACCAGGGAACAAAGGAACTATCGCTTTGTTCCCTGGTTT
This window of the Proteiniphilum saccharofermentans genome carries:
- a CDS encoding type II toxin-antitoxin system HicB family antitoxin, whose translation is MLTYNVQLRKEEEGGYTAIVPALPGCITYGETVDEAIAMVKEAVELYIDELTDRGEPIPDDTHTLELSIHVEAV
- a CDS encoding type II toxin-antitoxin system HicA family toxin, with amino-acid sequence MNLSPKYLIDLLEQNGFIFKRSKGSHRLYYNSQTNKTVIVPMHGNKDLKKGTFFAILKQAGITYR
- a CDS encoding VOC family protein; translated protein: MLKLDPYLNFDGTCEEAFNFYRSVFGGEFKGGIMRMKDVEGMDVPQAFKDRVMHVSLPVGNDLLMGSDTIPGMGNPFQAGNNNYISITADSREEADRLFNGLSAGGEIEMPMEDMFWGDYFGSLKDRFGVMWMISSPSGQQMM
- a CDS encoding PQQ-dependent sugar dehydrogenase, giving the protein MNYLKITALFLSAFVLLSASCEAPKTSEQEPNEETLPPVETEKPNNPDFKPAFEGQTRVAGVKTTTPYEATVIADGLVKPWAVTPLPDGRLAITEKAGTMRIATTDGNVSAPITGFPEVDDRSQGGLLDVAPAPDFSSSRMLYFTFAERTAQGSLTAVGKGKLSDDETNIEDFRIIYRAIPYFDNSMHFGSRLLFDKNGHIFATTGERSDLATRPNAQKLNTGHGKVIYITTEGEPVPGNPFIGTEGALPEIYSYGHRNPQGLDIHPVTGELWLSEMGPRGGDEVNLIKPGKNYGWPTITYGIEYSGNIIGEGITQKEGMEQPVYYWDPVFSPSGMAFYSSNAIPEWENNLFIGGLNTKHIVRLVIKDNKVTGEERLLANEGQRFRDVADGNDGALYAVTDEGRLYKISKK
- a CDS encoding glycosyltransferase WbsX family protein encodes the protein MKKNEICIGLLILVGFIWGNIFETQSQPVDQEIKNEYYVAAYIWPSCHDDPLAREKLWTEGIGEWEVIKKGNPRYEGHYQPRQPLWGYEMDNNPKVVERWIDVAIDHGVNVFVYDWYWYEEGPYLESALNDGFLKANNSHKMQFYIMWANHDVKHNYWNYHRYGDDASILWDAKVDWENYKIIVDRVINQYFKQPNYFKINGEPVFSIFSIDKLKESFGGSIEETRKALDYFRDEVQKAGFPGLHIQWNQGGGSLMSEEKAREFKKNVDSMGFNSVAMYNMGGMAEDYLVYGANSVKIREQMNEILDVPVFPCVSIGWDDTPRFPKKGIKDIVHYHNTPKSFATLLSKAKEYADQHPGQTKLITINAWNEWVEGSYLLPDMLHGFDYLEAVKDVFIDKKYDRY
- a CDS encoding VOC family protein produces the protein MAQQNHQPIYPCIWCKNNNAREIADFYVSVFPDTKITDENQYVNIIAIGGQRIMLLNGNAETTPNPSISLMYMTTSEKEVEDLYAKLTEGGSTLMALDSYPFSPKYAWVEDRYGVSWQLIAGEAKDIIQKVVPTMMFTGDNNGKAEEAMRLYTSLFPESEIRGILRYTGEEGEIRGNIQHAEFVVNGYLMMAMDSSYPHAFNFNEGVSLVVECDTQEEIDHYWDGLTTDGGKEVMCGWLTDKYGVSWQVTPSEFEELILKSPKVFEAMLKMKKMDIGKLKEAAESPE